The following proteins are co-located in the Labrys monachus genome:
- a CDS encoding MBL fold metallo-hydrolase → MAGITETLRILQPHPGLFAYYDGRIAGRRLHSPGPNWLDDGAYALGIASYAVVDGDEALVYDTHVSLDHARAIRAHLEGLGVASLRVVLSHWHDDHVAGNAVFADCEIIALKRTAEALSAHRDELEKADPPIAPLVMPNRLFEGGLDLAVGRTRVELRPFDIHSADGNVLWLPESGVLLAGDTLEDTITYVSEPEHIDAHIRELGRLRGWPIARILPNHGDPGRIASGGYEASLIDANRTYLERLRAESARPPGEAPALRDFIAGDIASGAVLYFEPYEDVHRKNIAAVGNAG, encoded by the coding sequence ATGGCAGGCATCACCGAAACCCTGAGGATCCTCCAGCCCCATCCCGGCCTGTTCGCCTATTATGACGGGCGGATCGCGGGGAGGCGCCTCCATTCGCCCGGACCGAACTGGCTCGACGACGGCGCCTATGCGCTGGGCATCGCCTCCTATGCGGTCGTCGACGGCGACGAGGCGCTGGTCTACGACACCCATGTCTCGCTCGACCATGCCCGGGCGATCCGCGCCCATCTCGAAGGCCTCGGCGTCGCCAGCCTGCGCGTCGTGCTCAGCCATTGGCACGACGACCATGTCGCCGGCAATGCGGTGTTCGCCGATTGCGAGATCATCGCGCTGAAGCGCACCGCCGAGGCGTTGTCGGCGCATCGGGACGAACTCGAGAAGGCCGATCCGCCGATCGCGCCGCTGGTGATGCCGAACCGGCTCTTCGAAGGCGGGCTCGACCTCGCGGTCGGGCGGACGCGGGTGGAACTGCGGCCCTTCGACATCCACAGCGCCGACGGCAATGTGCTCTGGCTGCCGGAGAGCGGCGTGCTGCTCGCCGGCGACACGCTGGAGGACACGATCACCTATGTCTCGGAGCCCGAGCATATCGACGCGCATATCCGCGAGCTCGGCCGCCTGCGCGGCTGGCCGATCGCGCGCATCCTTCCCAATCACGGCGATCCCGGCCGCATCGCCAGCGGCGGCTACGAGGCGAGCCTCATCGACGCCAACCGGACCTATCTGGAGCGCCTGCGGGCGGAAAGCGCCCGCCCGCCCGGGGAGGCGCCCGCCCTGAGGGATTTCATCGCCGGCGACATCGCCTCCGGCGCCGTTCTCTATTTCGAGCCTTACGAGGACGTCCACCGCAAGAACATCGCCGCCGTCGGGAATGCCGGCTGA
- a CDS encoding cyclic nucleotide-binding domain-containing protein, whose protein sequence is MILEISRLGLIHVAALISVAALTCRDQIVLRALLVASTLLYILYYFVVPAVLLWDAVFWTVVNLGVNLFMMAQLVLARTPFRLSDDERRLHAAFGAVSPGEFRALMKIAVWHRPQAAETLVREGAPVDHVYYILGGEALVLKGGRSLALPSPSFVGEIGFLRRVPATATVTVEAGALYVAWPAAALAALQARRPSIKTGLDSLLACDMAAKIAAA, encoded by the coding sequence ATGATCCTCGAAATAAGTCGGCTCGGCCTCATCCATGTCGCCGCCCTCATCTCCGTCGCCGCGCTCACCTGCCGGGACCAGATCGTGCTTCGCGCCCTGCTGGTCGCCTCGACGCTGCTCTACATCCTCTATTATTTCGTCGTGCCCGCCGTGCTGCTGTGGGATGCGGTGTTCTGGACGGTGGTCAATCTCGGCGTGAACCTGTTCATGATGGCGCAGCTCGTGCTCGCGCGGACGCCGTTCCGCCTGTCGGACGACGAGCGCCGGCTCCATGCCGCCTTCGGTGCGGTCTCTCCCGGCGAGTTCCGGGCGCTGATGAAGATCGCCGTCTGGCACCGCCCGCAGGCCGCCGAGACGCTGGTCCGGGAGGGCGCGCCGGTCGACCACGTCTATTATATCCTCGGGGGCGAGGCGCTCGTGCTCAAGGGCGGCCGCAGCCTGGCGCTGCCTTCGCCCTCCTTCGTCGGCGAGATCGGCTTCCTGCGCCGGGTTCCCGCCACGGCGACCGTCACGGTCGAAGCCGGCGCGCTCTATGTCGCCTGGCCGGCCGCGGCGCTGGCGGCGCTGCAGGCCCGCCGCCCGTCGATCAAGACCGGCCTGGATTCGCTGCTGGCCTGCGACATGGCGGCGAAGATCGCGGCCGCCTGA
- a CDS encoding adenosine kinase: MSRTRFDVLTIGNAIVDVFAHTEDDFLVREGLAKGAMILTSEERAQHLYAAMGQSIEISGGSAANTAVGIASFGGKAAYFGKVKDDEGGHVFTRDLRAQGTHFETVPLADGPSTARSFIFVTPDGERTMNTYLGATHLLGPDDMAEDVVADAAITYMEGYLWDPQGAKDAFLKAASIARKAGRRVAITLSDSFCVDRFRGEFLSLMRTGVVDIVFANTHELKSLYQTSDFDTALGLVAKDVRLAVVTRSEEGALAIEGGMRVLVPAFPIDKLVDTTGAGDLFASGFLFGLARGMPHLASLKLGAMAAAEVIQHVGARPQTSLKVLAQSNGLL; encoded by the coding sequence ATGTCCCGCACCCGTTTCGACGTCCTCACCATCGGCAACGCGATCGTCGACGTGTTCGCCCATACCGAGGATGATTTCCTCGTCCGCGAAGGCCTCGCCAAAGGCGCCATGATCCTGACCAGCGAGGAGCGCGCCCAGCATCTCTATGCCGCGATGGGGCAGAGCATCGAGATTTCCGGCGGCTCGGCCGCCAACACGGCAGTGGGCATCGCCTCCTTCGGCGGCAAGGCCGCCTATTTCGGCAAGGTGAAGGACGACGAGGGCGGCCACGTGTTCACCCGCGACCTGCGCGCCCAGGGCACGCATTTCGAAACCGTGCCGCTGGCGGACGGCCCCTCGACGGCGAGGAGCTTCATCTTCGTCACGCCCGACGGCGAGCGCACGATGAACACCTATCTCGGCGCCACCCATCTTCTCGGCCCCGACGACATGGCCGAGGACGTCGTCGCCGATGCGGCGATCACCTATATGGAAGGCTATCTGTGGGACCCGCAGGGCGCCAAGGACGCCTTCCTCAAGGCGGCGTCGATCGCGCGCAAGGCCGGCCGGCGCGTGGCGATCACCCTGTCGGATTCCTTCTGCGTCGACCGTTTCCGCGGCGAATTCCTCAGCCTGATGCGGACCGGCGTCGTCGACATCGTCTTCGCCAACACCCACGAGCTCAAATCGCTCTACCAGACCTCGGATTTCGACACGGCCCTGGGCCTGGTCGCCAAGGACGTGCGCCTTGCCGTGGTCACTCGCTCGGAGGAAGGCGCGCTGGCGATCGAAGGCGGCATGCGCGTGCTGGTGCCCGCTTTCCCCATCGACAAGCTCGTGGATACCACCGGCGCGGGCGATCTCTTCGCCTCCGGCTTCCTGTTCGGCCTCGCCCGCGGCATGCCGCATCTGGCCTCGCTCAAGCTCGGGGCGATGGCCGCGGCCGAGGTGATCCAGCACGTGGGCGCCCGGCCGCAGACCAGCCTGAAGGTCCTGGCGCAGAGCAACGGCCTGCTCTGA
- the murJ gene encoding murein biosynthesis integral membrane protein MurJ, whose translation MRFLRNAASVGFATLFSRILGFVRDTMVAAALGAGPVADAFVVAFRLPSLMRRLLAEGAVNTAFVPLYGEAEQAREGQAFSDAVFTQVGLLFLVVTALALPAMPLLIRAIAPGFAESGGRVALAVVLSRITFAYCLATALTVVASAVLNVHGRFTASAYAPSLLNVVTILALLAASWQGWREEALARLLAWSLFAGGIAQGALVFAALRRAGLGLRFVRPRWTPPVRRFFLLALPGVAAGGVTQVNAFVGLVVASPEPGAVTWLYYADRVYQLPLGIVAVALGSALLPELAHASAMGDEEAECGLLSRAAEFALFLSLPAALALIVLARPIVSVLFERGAFQAADAAATALALAGFAAGLPAFVGAKVLQPLFFARTRMRVPFLIGVAGVVTDVVLSVALFPVWHQTGIALAAAASGWINLVLLAVAARWEGLLRLDVMARRRLPRLLLAAGIMAITLWLLMPFAQAWTDAGLPVLRRIAGLAVLCGGGLAAYLAACLVFGGIDRRFGRQALASEKPPPR comes from the coding sequence ATGAGATTTCTGCGCAATGCCGCCTCGGTCGGCTTCGCCACCCTGTTCTCGCGGATATTGGGCTTCGTCCGGGACACCATGGTGGCGGCGGCGCTCGGTGCCGGGCCGGTGGCCGACGCCTTCGTGGTCGCCTTCCGCCTTCCGAGCCTGATGCGGCGGCTGCTGGCGGAAGGCGCGGTGAACACCGCCTTCGTCCCCCTTTACGGCGAGGCCGAGCAGGCGCGGGAGGGCCAGGCCTTCTCCGACGCCGTCTTCACCCAGGTCGGCCTGCTCTTCCTCGTCGTCACGGCGCTGGCCCTGCCGGCGATGCCGCTCCTCATCCGCGCGATCGCGCCGGGCTTTGCCGAAAGCGGCGGGCGGGTCGCTCTCGCGGTGGTGCTGTCGCGCATCACCTTCGCTTATTGCCTCGCCACGGCGCTGACGGTCGTCGCCTCCGCCGTCCTCAACGTGCATGGCCGGTTCACCGCCTCGGCCTATGCGCCCTCGCTCCTCAACGTCGTCACCATCCTCGCTTTGCTGGCCGCATCATGGCAGGGCTGGCGCGAGGAAGCGCTCGCCCGCCTGCTCGCCTGGAGCCTGTTCGCAGGCGGAATCGCCCAGGGCGCGCTGGTGTTCGCCGCCCTGCGACGGGCCGGCCTCGGGCTGCGATTCGTGAGGCCCCGATGGACGCCGCCCGTGCGGCGCTTCTTCCTCCTCGCCTTGCCGGGCGTCGCCGCCGGCGGGGTGACGCAGGTCAATGCCTTCGTCGGGCTGGTGGTCGCCTCGCCCGAGCCCGGCGCGGTGACCTGGCTCTATTATGCCGACCGCGTCTATCAATTGCCGCTCGGCATCGTCGCCGTCGCCCTCGGCAGCGCGCTCCTGCCCGAACTCGCCCATGCCAGCGCCATGGGCGACGAGGAGGCCGAATGCGGCCTGCTCAGCCGGGCGGCCGAATTCGCCCTGTTCCTGAGCCTGCCGGCGGCCCTGGCGCTGATCGTGCTGGCCCGGCCGATCGTCTCGGTGCTGTTCGAGCGCGGCGCCTTCCAGGCCGCCGATGCCGCCGCGACGGCCCTCGCCCTTGCCGGTTTCGCCGCCGGCCTGCCGGCCTTCGTCGGCGCCAAGGTGCTGCAGCCCCTGTTCTTCGCGCGCACGCGGATGCGCGTGCCCTTCCTCATCGGCGTGGCCGGCGTGGTGACCGACGTCGTCCTGTCCGTCGCCCTGTTTCCCGTCTGGCACCAGACGGGAATCGCCCTCGCCGCGGCGGCGTCCGGCTGGATCAACCTCGTTCTCCTCGCCGTCGCCGCCCGGTGGGAAGGATTGCTGCGGCTCGACGTGATGGCGCGCCGCCGCCTGCCGCGGCTCCTCCTCGCCGCAGGGATCATGGCGATCACCCTGTGGCTGCTCATGCCTTTCGCGCAGGCGTGGACGGATGCCGGCCTTCCCGTGCTCCGGCGCATCGCCGGGCTCGCGGTCCTGTGCGGCGGCGGGCTTGCGGCCTATCTCGCAGCCTGTCTCGTGTTCGGCGGGATCGATCGCCGGTTCGGACGGCAGGCATTGGCTTCGGAAAAGCCGCCGCCGCGATGA